In a single window of the Acetivibrio clariflavus DSM 19732 genome:
- a CDS encoding RCC1 domain-containing protein, translated as MVNKISAGGSFSLVLDKDGEIIAWGSNNLNQCYPPVGKFIDISAGLTHSLALSADGSVVSWGSKNTYNMPSEFKSKVKAISAGGHSLALKTDGSVVSWDSSYEVPSEAKSDVIAISAGINHSLALKNDGSVIAWGTNTYGECNVPLEAKSHVIAISAGAKHSLALKDDGTVVAWGDDSDNQCKIPQNVNDIVAISAVSYHSLALKKDGTIIAWGRNYERQCSIPDNAENIKLIDAGDMHSLAENKMVQF; from the coding sequence TTGGTTAATAAGATTTCTGCAGGAGGAAGTTTTTCTCTTGTACTCGATAAGGATGGAGAAATTATAGCTTGGGGTAGTAACAATTTGAATCAATGTTATCCTCCTGTAGGCAAATTTATAGACATATCTGCCGGATTGACCCATTCCCTTGCATTAAGTGCTGACGGTTCCGTTGTATCCTGGGGATCTAAGAATACATATAATATGCCCTCAGAGTTTAAAAGCAAAGTTAAAGCTATTTCTGCAGGCGGACATTCTTTGGCATTAAAAACGGACGGCTCAGTAGTAAGTTGGGATAGTTCCTACGAAGTTCCTTCAGAAGCAAAAAGTGATGTAATCGCTATTTCCGCTGGTATAAATCATTCTCTGGCATTAAAAAATGATGGTTCAGTAATAGCATGGGGAACTAATACATATGGTGAGTGCAATGTTCCTCTTGAAGCAAAAAGTCATGTAATAGCAATCAGTGCGGGTGCAAAACATTCACTGGCACTAAAGGATGATGGCACCGTTGTTGCTTGGGGAGATGACAGCGACAATCAGTGCAAAATACCACAAAATGTTAACGATATCGTTGCAATCAGTGCCGTATCATATCATTCTCTTGCTCTAAAGAAAGATGGTACAATAATAGCATGGGGACGGAATTATGAGCGTCAGTGCTCTATCCCTGATAATGCTGAAAATATAAAGTTAATTGATGCAGGAGATATGCATTCATTAGCTGAAAACAAGATGGTACAGTTCTGA
- a CDS encoding epoxyqueuosine reductase, producing MKRAIKELAYQLGADVCGVGSIDRFENAPTGFSPLDLFDKCKSVIALGVALPKALYEVSPRLLYGHFNSKICSILDDIELKFAKELEKRYNCLAVPVPCDTPYEYWDAENMTAKGLISMSHTAVLCGLGSIGKSSLLINPEYGNRLTIGTVLTDLELESDDLQPDLCIDGCSKCIDNCPVQAIADKRVNQKLCRQNIFGKTARGFDTVNCNKCRTKCPMRFGITKSK from the coding sequence GTGAAAAGAGCGATAAAAGAATTGGCATATCAGCTTGGGGCTGATGTTTGCGGTGTTGGAAGCATAGACAGGTTTGAAAATGCACCTACGGGTTTTTCACCTCTTGATTTATTTGATAAGTGCAAGTCTGTTATAGCACTGGGAGTAGCTTTACCTAAAGCATTATATGAAGTTTCGCCCAGATTGCTGTATGGTCACTTTAATAGTAAAATATGCTCTATTCTTGATGACATTGAATTGAAGTTTGCTAAAGAATTAGAAAAGAGATATAACTGTCTTGCTGTTCCGGTTCCTTGTGATACACCTTATGAGTATTGGGATGCGGAAAACATGACTGCAAAAGGACTGATTTCGATGAGTCACACAGCTGTCCTATGCGGACTTGGTTCTATCGGAAAAAGTTCATTGCTCATCAATCCTGAATATGGAAACCGTCTTACAATAGGAACTGTACTTACTGATCTGGAATTGGAATCGGATGATTTACAGCCGGATTTGTGTATTGATGGATGCAGTAAATGTATCGATAATTGCCCTGTGCAGGCGATTGCAGATAAGAGAGTCAATCAAAAGCTTTGCCGCCAGAATATTTTTGGGAAAACAGCCAGAGGCTTTGATACTGTTAATTGCAACAAATGCCGTACCAAATGTCCTATGAGATTCGGAATAACAAAGTCAAAATAA
- a CDS encoding IS3 family transposase (programmed frameshift), with protein MKTRRKFTPEEKAKIVIEVLREEKTLNEIAAEYEIHPNQLSRWKAEFISNAGRVFSKETDEVEKVKQSYEKEKDELLKQIGQLSYEVAWLKKNLADSKSREDRMKMIEREEKKLSIKRQAELLGINRTSLYYKPVPVTDEEYLIKRIIDEVYTVHPEYGYRRMTNILHRDYHIQINRKRTRRYMREMGIHGFCPGPNLSRRLHNKYLYPYLLRDLNIDHPNQVWSIDITYCRLKRGFMYMVAIIDWYSRYIVGFELSNTLDRTFVLEAIKKAIKRYGKPEIMNSDQGKQFASEDYIKLLKSNNIKISMDGKGRALDNQRIERFFRTYKWEMLYHEDCETGQQLRQKTREYIEYYNNKRPHQSLGYKTPSEYYFGINKEIKAVV; from the exons GAGATAGCTGCCGAATATGAAATTCATCCTAATCAGCTAAGTCGCTGGAAGGCAGAATTTATAAGCAATGCAGGCAGAGTTTTCAGTAAGGAAACTGATGAAGTAGAGAAGGTCAAACAGTCGTATGAGAAGGAGAAGGACGAACTGCTTAAGCAAATTGGCCAACTTTCATATGAAGTTGCCTGG TTAAAAAAAAATCTGGCCGACTCTAAGTCCCGGGAAGACCGCATGAAGATGATTGAGAGAGAAGAAAAGAAATTAAGCATAAAAAGGCAAGCTGAACTGTTAGGTATTAATCGTACAAGCCTTTACTACAAGCCAGTACCGGTAACAGATGAGGAATATCTAATAAAACGTATTATTGATGAGGTATACACGGTTCATCCGGAATATGGCTATCGCAGGATGACAAATATCCTACACCGGGATTACCACATACAAATCAATAGGAAGCGTACACGGCGATATATGAGGGAAATGGGGATTCACGGTTTCTGTCCCGGGCCTAATCTTAGCAGACGTCTGCATAACAAATATTTGTACCCGTATTTGCTAAGAGACTTAAATATAGATCATCCCAACCAGGTATGGTCTATAGACATAACATATTGCCGTCTTAAACGTGGATTTATGTATATGGTAGCTATAATAGACTGGTATTCCCGGTATATTGTTGGATTTGAGTTATCAAATACTTTAGATAGGACATTTGTATTAGAAGCGATAAAAAAGGCAATCAAACGATATGGTAAACCTGAAATTATGAACAGCGATCAAGGTAAACAGTTTGCCAGTGAGGATTACATAAAATTACTAAAGAGTAATAATATAAAAATTTCAATGGATGGGAAAGGACGAGCCTTGGATAATCAAAGGATAGAGCGTTTTTTTCGAACTTACAAGTGGGAGATGCTTTATCATGAAGATTGTGAAACGGGTCAGCAACTTCGGCAAAAAACGAGGGAATATATTGAATATTATAACAACAAGAGACCACATCAGTCACTAGGCTATAAAACGCCGTCAGAATATTATTTTGGGATTAACAAAGAGATTAAGGCAGTAGTATAA
- a CDS encoding dockerin type I domain-containing protein produces the protein MISDLELLKVLLDNTNNAIKSAYLLFAPKDQIQSLDNYYRIAVTENRIQELSTPKHTVFLIDPSAETICEAEDSYIYNTVIKSANANYSGIGYVDFYNESGSYIEWTVSAPYEGTAILNFRYVNGSTDNRPMEIEVNGNVLGILDFNTTGDWTTLKSQTITADLNKGTNTIRVTSKATDGSPNIDYLGITMVRSTPYIYGDLNGDKLVNSIDFALLKIYLLGYSKEFPYEYGIKSADLNRNGEVDSIDFAILRSFLLGIIKAIPVGAT, from the coding sequence TTGATTTCAGATTTAGAATTGCTAAAAGTTTTATTGGATAACACTAATAATGCAATAAAATCTGCTTATTTATTGTTTGCTCCGAAAGATCAAATTCAATCTCTTGATAATTATTATAGAATAGCTGTTACCGAGAACAGAATTCAAGAATTATCTACGCCCAAGCATACAGTGTTTTTGATAGATCCATCGGCAGAAACAATCTGCGAGGCAGAGGATTCCTACATATATAATACAGTTATCAAAAGCGCAAATGCTAATTATTCGGGCATAGGTTATGTAGACTTTTATAATGAAAGCGGAAGTTACATTGAGTGGACTGTAAGTGCTCCTTACGAAGGTACTGCTATACTTAATTTCAGATATGTAAATGGAAGTACAGATAATAGACCTATGGAAATTGAAGTTAACGGAAATGTGTTAGGAATCTTGGACTTCAATACCACAGGAGATTGGACAACTTTGAAAAGCCAAACTATTACGGCCGACCTTAATAAAGGGACTAATACTATCAGAGTTACATCAAAAGCAACTGATGGTAGTCCTAATATTGATTATTTAGGAATAACCATGGTTCGGAGTACTCCCTATATTTACGGAGATTTGAATGGTGATAAACTTGTCAATTCAATAGACTTTGCTTTACTAAAAATCTATTTACTTGGGTATAGCAAAGAGTTTCCCTATGAATACGGTATAAAGTCAGCTGATTTAAATCGTAATGGCGAAGTTGATTCTATTGACTTTGCCATTCTGAGGAGTTTTTTGCTGGGTATTATTAAAGCTATACCTGTTGGTGCAACTTAA
- a CDS encoding demethoxyubiquinone hydroxylase family protein: MALLGNPFIANVPRQMSNEELAQALRINIADELEAIIGYEAHAMATNDERVKKVLYHIADEERQHVGELQQLLYMICPKEAEHTEKGRQKIQQQQAQNFQAPLQ; encoded by the coding sequence ATGGCACTTTTAGGAAATCCCTTTATAGCAAATGTACCACGGCAAATGTCTAATGAAGAATTAGCTCAGGCTCTGCGAATCAATATTGCTGATGAGCTAGAAGCCATTATCGGATATGAGGCTCACGCAATGGCAACAAATGATGAACGCGTGAAAAAAGTTCTTTATCATATAGCTGATGAAGAAAGACAGCATGTTGGCGAACTACAACAGCTACTTTATATGATTTGTCCAAAAGAGGCTGAGCATACTGAGAAAGGCAGACAGAAGATCCAACAACAGCAGGCACAAAATTTTCAGGCTCCATTACAGTAA
- a CDS encoding staygreen family protein yields MKRLDTDKLYVDFRAGVTMTQPIIGRKYTLTHSDITADLFLAIGLQFAYDKVNAMRDEVLAEWRTNNGFPFLYVYVYVDGQFDPAVAAKRIEIFKRELPLALEAIRYGDRRLFAAHPELDKAPIWIHFGSANLEYNWFENWGTPKDYM; encoded by the coding sequence ATGAAAAGACTCGATACAGATAAGTTGTATGTAGATTTCAGAGCTGGTGTTACAATGACTCAGCCTATAATAGGGCGTAAATATACATTAACGCACTCAGATATAACTGCAGACCTCTTTCTCGCCATAGGTCTGCAGTTTGCATATGATAAGGTAAATGCCATGAGAGATGAAGTGCTTGCAGAATGGAGAACTAATAATGGATTTCCGTTCTTGTATGTGTATGTATATGTAGATGGTCAGTTTGATCCGGCAGTAGCTGCTAAGCGTATTGAAATTTTTAAGCGTGAGCTGCCCTTAGCTTTGGAAGCTATCCGGTATGGGGATAGAAGATTATTTGCAGCTCACCCTGAGTTGGACAAAGCCCCGATATGGATACATTTTGGCTCAGCAAACCTGGAGTACAACTGGTTCGAGAACTGGGGAACTCCTAAAGATTATATGTAA